A genomic stretch from Engraulis encrasicolus isolate BLACKSEA-1 chromosome 10, IST_EnEncr_1.0, whole genome shotgun sequence includes:
- the ndufb11 gene encoding NADH dehydrogenase [ubiquinone] 1 beta subcomplex subunit 11, mitochondrial, producing MASRMASRLTKIWPSLYQMRLSPMHGARFVSQSSRSSAAGATAVTDVHDKDSHGHAEVNPYEENPDYHGFSRDATADAWNMKLSFFFSISIALVIGSAFVHYLPDRGLRQWARREAERLVLQREAEGLPIMTENYYDPSKIVLTSAEEE from the exons ATGGCCTCCAGGATGGCATCACGATTGACTAAGATATGGCCCTCGCTGTATCAAATGCGTTTGAGTCCAATGCATGGCGCTCGCTTTGTGTCTCAGTCGTCACGATCGAGTGCAGCCGGGGCTACTGCAGTCACTGATGTGCATGACAAAGATAGCCATGGACACGCAGAGGTCAACCCGTACGAAGAG AATCCTGACTATCATGGATTCTCACGGGATGCCACTGCAGACGCATGGAACATGAAGCTATCTTTCTTTTTCAGTATTTCGATTGCTCTGGTTATTGGCAGTGCTTTTGTACACTACCTACCGGATCGCGG GCTGAGACAGTGGGCcaggagagaggctgagagactgGTGCTGCAGAGGGAAGCTGAGGGGCTGCCCATCATGACCGAAAACTACTATGATCCCAGCAAGATTGTCCTTACATCTGCAGAGGAGGAATAA